A segment of the Trifolium pratense cultivar HEN17-A07 linkage group LG7, ARS_RC_1.1, whole genome shotgun sequence genome:
ATCTAATGTCTTTCTGTACTTTGTACATTAATTAATCAtcataaatgaaatgaaatttgagATTACAACGACATATAATAGTATAGTTAAACTGGTGAATTATGTTGGTATTAATCAtcataaatgaaatgaaatttgagattacgacatataataatatagttAAACTGGTGAATTATGTTGATATTCTTCGTCTGTTTGAGTGGATGGGATGGAGTTATCATAACCATTCAACAATGGTTGTGCAATAGTGTACAATGTAACATATCCTTACATTacttcaaaaataattaatccgGGCAGGTTATTATTACAGAATAAAATGCAAGTTGTTTAAGGAGTATAAGTATTTGATAATAAGGGTAAAGTCCTCGGCAAGACCGAACATAAACTTAGGAAAATGATGTTTAAAAATTGTTCGTGTATTACATGGTAATTTGCTCCCTTCCCTTGCATGTTCATATATGTGCAAAACAAATTTCTTCAGTTGTATTTTCCAACAAGTTATTGGGTTTTACGATGCTAGTTGGTAAGAAGTTGATTCATACCTTAATCAGCTCAGCATGAATTTGCTCAATTTTAGTTGAATGATATTTTAGCTTAATCaactcaaaataaaactttaatttgacaAACACAATCCAAACAAAACTTAAATAAAGAATGACATACAActtacaaaacaaaatcaacaacaaaaaaaaataaaattggatcatACGTTCCAAAAATATTCTAGTTTGAATTCTAGATTCCGAAATGCTCGGGAAATTTCGTAATTTGGGGGGCCTAGGAGCAATATAGGAAACCAAAAAAACCATTTTCTACAAAGCATAGGTTCAATTTTAGCTACATGTGTTAGGGCTTCATTGAAGGTCAATATGTAAGTATCTGTAAGCGTTTAGCGAGTTGCTTGAACCTACtaacatttaaattttattaagaaaaataaattcaaccAGGGCTTCAATAATAAAGTTGTGGAGACTCATTTGTTTAACTAGCTCTATTTTCGGTCTATGTTACGATCTCAAGTCTACAACATTATATTTATGAGGTATTGTCTTCTTTAGGCGTTATGTGAGCTATCACGGTTTTGTCATTTGTAAAAGGTGTCTCGTTAGGTTGAAAAGTGTgtgttgtatataaactatATTTGGTCTTGATTCTCAAGTGAGGTGATACTTTTTAGGTGTACTGAAATAGTTGACCCATCGAGGCTAAGGGGCTCACAAGTCTGTTCTCACGGACAACACCACTGTTCTGAACAAAATAGAGTATGAGAATGACTCACATTGATGGTGGATGGACAAGATGGTGGAATAAATTCTTTGTGGATGGATGCGGGGCAAAAATACAAGGTGGAGATGACAACGATAGATAGGGTGTACTTGTAAATACTCTGACGCCTAAATCATCAGTATAAAAGTGAGGTAGGTGAGACGTGAGAGGTTAAAATGAAATTACCTTGAATTGGTAATGGAATGTTTATATAGACCAACAAATGTTGTATTCAACAAATGAATGTAACATTGAGTTTGATCAAACCCAAAAGTCAAATTCTAAACAAGTTCAATACATCTGATTTATAactaaattaaacaaattaattatcaaATCAATTATCTGAAAGTACTATTTTTGATTTGGTTGATTATTATCTATCAACCCTGGACTGGACCTAAACATGACATGAAAGTTTCCGTCAGTGTTAATAAGGACTAGAGAACATATAAAGATCCGATATAGCAGTAATAATAAATACATTTCGAGGAAGTCGATAATGACAAGGCAAATCCACGTGTATATATATTCACACCAAAAAACAAACAAGTCAGTTCCATTGGTGTGTGGTCTCTACTCTCaaaaacacaacacaacacaatacGAGGTCGAGGTCGAGGAGGACTCTCATCTCAGGTCTCTTCTCGTGAAAATTCCACAACTCTCTTTCCTACTCTAATTTTCATTTCAACTCTTCTTTTTTATCTTAGTTAATTATTTATCTATGCACTcaagttaataataattattatatagtttgATGATGTAATTATATACTACGAAAGCAGTGAATTGATGGGGAGTGCATCATCTATGCTAACTCAATATGATATTGAAGAAGTTCAAGAACACTGCAATCATTTATGTATGTTATGTGCTGTGCTCTCTCCTTatcttttttcttaattttttgtaGGTTATACTAGCTTTCgtcttaattataagtaaatatccacttttcagattcattgaataattgatgtatcttgtttataatttatccacttttcagattcattgaataattgatgtatcttgTTTATAATTATCTGTTCTCGATAGATAAGATTAAGAACTgatcttattttatttgttcttAGTTTCTCAGCAGGAAATAGTGTGTTTGTATCAACGTTTTTGTCAACTTGACCGAAATGCTAAGGGCTTTATTTCATCTGATGAGTTCTTATCCATTCCTGAGTTTGTTATGAATCCACTTTCTCAGGTACAATATATACATAGTACTTTTAGTGTCTGTTTGGATCGACTTATTTCAACATATTTATTCGCATAAGCACTTATAAGACTGTTTTCGAGAACTTATGAAATAAACACTTAATTATATGTAagcagtttgactttattttatcttttgttataaaaatagtttatacataagcactttgTGTGTTATGACAAGTGATTATGCTATAAACACTTAATTAAGTAATAAACACTGAAACAGAAGCTTAACTTGTGCAATTTCTTTCAGTGTTACTTTAACTTTATATATGCTTAATTATCCAGTAGTTGATTGTTTGTGTGGTTAATTACTTGCAGAGACTACTGAAGATGGTTGatggtttaaattttaaagacTTTGTGGCATTCTTGTCAGCATTTAGTACCAAAGCTAGTGCACACCAAAAAATTGAACGTatgtgtttgtttatttatcAGTATTATATAGCTAAGTTGTTTTATGTACTGTTGGAAATTAGATTAGGGGGTTTTAATAATTGACTTTAATTAGAGGTAATTACTTATAGTTACTTGTTTATCATTACTATTGCAGTTATTTTCAAAGTATATGATTCGGATCGTAACGGAAAGGTGTCTTTCAAAGACATCTTAGAAGTTCTAAAAGATTTGTCTGGTTCATACATGTCTGATGAGCAGAGAGAGGTATCATCAAATAACTATATGCTTCTGTATAGAGTTTAATAATGAAATAGTTTTCATGAAAATGCTTCAATTGTAACAGCTTTGACATCCTTATTTTGAGTTTTGGTATGCTGAAATCTTTGTTCAATATTATCTTGCTTCCTTAAGATTACTATATTCATCATCTAATAGATTTCTCTagttttgttttgtataatcaaatttatttatgctgtttttattgtgtagtacctatttagttttgttttgtttatgctGGTATTGGTATATTTAGACTTAAACTTATCAAATTTTGTTATATGTTCTTTGATTTGTAGGAAGTCCTAGGCCAAGTTCTCAAAGAAGCAGGATACTCAAAAGACTGCTACTTGACACTGGATGACTTCACTAAGGTGGCTACATTTTCTTGTATATTTCTTCTGGAAAATCTTAAAATGGATATcacaaaaagaaacataaaatgGATATGATTTGATTTTTCTAGCTGTTCTTTCTCATTGTATTTTTGGATatgatttgatttttcttttattttaaattgtcaCAGGTTCTTGGCCATTCTGGTGTTAAAATGGATGTTGAGGTCCCTGTTGATTAAAATTGCCTGCAGTTTTCACTGttattttgaaaggaaaaattgtAAACTATATTAATGGGATTCTTGTAATACATAGTTCATGTGAAAATGAGAAGTGCACAAATACATTTGTCCCTTTTCTTTTTGGGATTCTTGTAAAAATGTTGTATTCCAGCCACTAGCCCCATTGGAACCAATTTGAGTAGTTTATTTTTAGCTTGATTGGGATATTTGCTTCCTTGACATATTTTATGAACCTTTTTTTATCCCTCCCTGAATTGAAACTTGAAATGATTTTTTCTATTTGAATGTTCCAATTTAGTTGAACAAGCTGATATGATTTCAATGTTGGTTATACAAATCAAATATGcatttctcaattttatttttcaaatggaattacttgaaaaattatCAAGTTTACAAAGCTTGCTAGTGAAATTGGAGAGTTTGGTATTTTGAGCATTTGACCCAATACTTTAGCAAATGTGGAGATTCAGCTAATAATAGTGAAAATAGATATTTCACCAACTTTTCAACGATTTAGCATGTATCAACTTTATAAATCTTAGTTAAAACAGATATTTCTTGAATCTTTTCAAAGCGCGGCACTATCTACAGCTTTGCAACTCACTATTCAGGTTACTAAGTACTAAACTACAAGTCATGGATCACCAACtgcatcattaaaaaaatttacatatttaTAAATGTGAACCAGTGGGAGACAAGTTGCCATAGTTACATTACATGCAGACTAAATAAGACTAAATAAATCTAAATACTACATCGGAAGTAGTTAAGATAAACCAATCTAAATAAATAGCGAGGAAAAGTTTGGAAGTACTGTTAAGAACTTCTACATCTGTATCATTAAACTCAAGAAATTTACAATAGATCTAGAGAGTTGATGAATCAACTGATTTAGCGAGTGCCCTGCATTTTCTTAAGTATATACCTAGTTCTTGTGATGGCCAGCAAGTCAAAATGTGTAAAAGAAACTTGTGTTCGGCTGAAATGGATCATCTTTGGACTTCATCAGAAGAAGCACCAACTGAAGTAGCTACCATATTACTTGCTGATCCATTCTCAATGGGTGGAGGCACACCCCACTTGCCTTCAGACTCAAGAGGCTCAAACACATGAACTATACCATCTGACAGTCCAACAGCAAACTGATTTGGTTCGTGTGGATGCGCAGCAATTACAAGTGGTTGAACGTTAGAACTGCTACATAAACAAAAACATGGTTAATATTCAACAAAAAGTATCCATAAAAGAGTTTAAGCTTTTAATATAAACATAccttttcaataaataaaaattgagaaatcAGTAATAACTTGTAATAAGTATCATGCAATTTTTCAAAGTGCAACAAAACATCTGATAAGCAAGGCATTACCTGACATTTGCAGAAAGATAAGCAGAAGGATTGATACGACATCGTAATCGAAGGTTTGAAGCACTAAATACACAGATTGTTGCATCTAAAAAGCTGGCAATTATCAGCTGGCTATCACATGAGAAAGTTGCATGTGATATTGGTGCAGCAGAATCTCGTGGGAACCACTACAATCCAAGTTTCATACATCAGACAAAAGATAGGTAAATTGTTTGCAGCCAACATAAAACTGAACTTAATGAACCAACCTGCTTTAAACATTCTAGTTTTGAAGCTTCATAAATAGCAAGCTGAGTTTCATGTACCACCAAGAAGCGGAATTGATCCTGATGAAATTGTACACGTGTATCTGCCTGCGCTGGTGGTGTCCTCCCAGCAGGAAATTGTAAGAATCTGTTCTTCTGCTTCTCCCATCCATCGGTACTCCATACACAAATCTGCACAATAGACAGAGAGATAAATATCCATATGATTACTAAAGCAATTTGCATTGCCAACAGCGTAATCAAAACGGGTCAGTAATTGATGAAAACTAGTTAAAGATTGAAAACCAGATCATTCGATGCAATTTAATACCTGAGCATCTGACCCAGAAGAAACTAGTACATTCAGTACATGAGAAAACGCAAGACCAGTTATTCTTTTAGTATGACCTTTGAGTTTACTTTTAACCTGCAAAGGAAAAATTCTGTATAAACACCTAACTACTGAAATCACAAGTATGAAATATCCATCGACCACAATGGTACCTCGTCCACGCGGACATTATATATCTGAATGGAAGAATCATCCATGCCTATAGCAATAATATTGTTATCTTGCGGATGGAAAGCCAGAAAGGTTGCTGCAGGTGGCGGTGGCATGAATGTTGTCATTGTCTGCAGTTGACCAAGAAGATTGAAGTTGGTTAGTTACAAGCCAAGAACCTATTTGGATTGACTtgtttgagtttatctactacataagctctccaagatagcttatgaaaacagcttatagcttataaaatattgtttgtattttatcttttgttatatataaaaacagcttgtacataagcacttatatgatacacgtttatgctataagcacttaaATTGTTTATTTAAACAGCCCAAATACACAATTGAATAGTGACTTGGGCTAATAGCTCACCTTAAAAGTCATCATATTGAACAGAGAAATCTTTCCACCCGATGCAGACATTACATAAGAATCATTTTTGGAAAGAGCAAAACATGGGACTGCATCCTCAGTACTGCTATCATTAATGTCATTAGTCATCAGGATGCCACTAGACGGCTGCCACAACTGAGGTGGCACACTAGCAGTGGCCTGCAGGAATATAGTATAAACATCAGAGAACAATACTGTTTCTATTCCATTTATGTGATTAGCAAACAGTAGTAGTGAGACAAAAATAATTTCACATATTCTCATACCTTGCCGGATGAATTACGGTCATTTCGTTGCCATTTCCAGAGAAGATGAATGGCATTTGAAGCTAATGCCAGAATAGCATTGCCTGAATTAGTATATATCAACCTTGATATCTGTCATAACAAGGATGGAAATAATCAGAATAATTTCAGTTTGGAAGGGTAAGGCATTGCAGGAAGGAAGTTCAAGGCTGTTCTTAATACAGTTTCAATCGAAGTATAAAGGAATACAGGTCACACTTGTCCATCTGTTGTTTCTTTTTACATTCAGTAACTGAGGTGACATAAATATAGTGATATGCAATGGAAACTGCATTTGATATAGATAGTCATATCTATGATTCTATGTTAGTGAATCAAATTAGCAAGGAAATAACATACCTTGGTTACTCTTGCATTCTCAGGTAGCTTCAAGGATCTACAATGAGATGGTTCATTGATTTCAGTGAGCTTCCATATCTTTGACTTGTCATTGGATTCTTCACTTATTCTAGGTTTAATATCACCTAAATTCCGGGCATCCCCATTCTGATGTGTTGACAATGACAAACAGTTAATTTGACagtaataacaaaaacaaaagcagTTATCATAAATACATCATAACATTCACAGTAGAAGTTCATCCGATTCTCTTCTCCAAGATACATCATCTAACAACTAAGAGTTGCTAatgagaaacaaaataaaaatataaagaaaatgaCTAAAGTAGCATTCGAGTAAATAATTGATACTTCTGATGAAAATGTAAGATAAACAAACCATTCCAGCAATTGCTGCCGCAGATGAGGCTCTCTCGGCAAGTGCAGCACTAGTTGCAACTGAAATCGGATTTATTGTAGGCTACAACAAAAGAAATATGTCAGAATAGGTTTTATTCATAAGGGGAAAGTAAAATATCTATAAGTCTACCTTTGTCATGGCTTCTGATGTTCTTGATGCATCATATAAGGGATTCTCTAATGAGCGCAATATACGAATACCTTCTCCATTAGCTAAGATTTTAATTCCATTCTCATTTGCAGAGACAGCTAAAATAGATCCCTCCTTATTGAAACGGATACGTGGGCTTGCCTATAATTCAGATAAGGTACTAATCAGCGAACAACTATTTCCAGAGACTGGATTTTAATttgcaaataaataatgaaCTTACAGGGAGACCTCCATCAGCATCAACAGTAGTCAAAAGCTGAATATTATCCATATCCCAAAATTTAATGGAGAAATCATCACCAGCAGCTAGATATCGATTTTTGGTTGTGTCAAATTGTACAACACCCAAAGATCGTTTCCGAAATCCTTGGTAAGTCCTTTTCACAGCTCCTTCACTTTCATTCCACTCGACAATAGAGGATTCCCCATCCTTGCTAGTCCCACATGAAAAGAGCCTATAATATATTCACAAAAATGTTTGAACAAAAAgtgatcaaaataaatattataattatacttaACATTAACAATAAAATTAGATTCATAAGACTAGTAACCATGGTTCAGAATATGGACCTTGTACCATCAGCACTATAAGCCATAGTTGTACACCACCGACCAGGAGCGTCATAATCAACGCGAGATCCCAAATTGTCATACAACCATGCTTTTATCTTTCCATCTAATGCTGTTGAAAAGATGAACTAGAACATTGAAAACAGATAGTATCAGCAACAAAGCCAACGATAAACATATCCAAAGGATTTTACTTGAGGCACTCTACTAACAGAGCTAAAGGAGTTATGCCAACATTTTCCCAAACTACACTAATAGAGCTCTAGGAATCATTCCAACATTATTTAATCAAAAGTGTCATGGCCAACTTATACCTGAATGTTTTCTTTATAATGTGGGCAGACAGAATAAACAGGAGCCTCATGACCTTCAAAAGTGTACTGTTTCATACCCGTAGCAGCATCCCACACCTTAGTTACATTACATGACTTAGTTAGCAACATATGGTATCTCAAATTCAGAAAAACAAGCTAGTTCTTTGATAAAGCTACCTTAATGGTCTTATCATCGCCACAGGTGATCACACATAGCTGCTTATTTGGGTGGGAAAATGCCAGATCATTTACTCCGCCAACATGCGCGTCAATCTAGAAATGGAGTTTGCAGGCAAGCAATTACAAGAATGTAtaaataaaacctaaaataagcAAACAGAAATCTTCATTATATGTATGTCAACATACCTCCAAGTGCTGTCTTACGTCATCCCCACCATGGTAAGAGTATATTTGAACAATATGCCTTGAGTAAGCTACACCTGTTTATCAAACAAACTCGAACATTAGAAATTAGTTAAGTTGACTTCTTAACGTATATTTATTCTAGTAAAAAAAACGTATATATCATTAGATCTATGTATCAAACTTAAAGAAGTTAAAACATTAAACTTACCGAACAAAGCTCCGTCAGGACTCCAAGTCACACGATTGACAGAAACAGCTGGATCTTTGACAAGAGCGGCCTGAAATGGTCATGtcacaattatttttattttcagtcAGTGCAGAATTACAAGATTCAGGGTTCGGTACAATTGTTCATCAAGAACATCAACAGATAAAGTCAAGAAAGGACAACCTGAAATGGCATAGAACAAGCACTCAGATCCCAAACTTTGAAGTTCCTTAAGACCAACCGCTCCCTAGAGCAC
Coding sequences within it:
- the LOC123899799 gene encoding calcineurin subunit B isoform X1, which encodes MTRQIHVYIYSHQKTNKSVPLVCGLYSQKHNTTQYEVEVEEDSHLSELMGSASSMLTQYDIEEVQEHCNHLFSQQEIVCLYQRFCQLDRNAKGFISSDEFLSIPEFVMNPLSQRLLKMVDGLNFKDFVAFLSAFSTKASAHQKIELIFKVYDSDRNGKVSFKDILEVLKDLSGSYMSDEQREEVLGQVLKEAGYSKDCYLTLDDFTKVLGHSGVKMDVEVPVD
- the LOC123899799 gene encoding calcineurin subunit B isoform X2 — its product is MGSASSMLTQYDIEEVQEHCNHLFSQQEIVCLYQRFCQLDRNAKGFISSDEFLSIPEFVMNPLSQRLLKMVDGLNFKDFVAFLSAFSTKASAHQKIELIFKVYDSDRNGKVSFKDILEVLKDLSGSYMSDEQREEVLGQVLKEAGYSKDCYLTLDDFTKVLGHSGVKMDVEVPVD
- the LOC123899800 gene encoding topless-related protein 1-like isoform X2, with the protein product MFEALSFGFQDKGVAMSSLSRELVFLILQFLDEEKFKETVHKLEQESGFFFNMKYFEDEVHNGNWDEVERYLSGFTKVDDNRYSMKIFFEIRKQKYLEALDKHDRSKGVEILVKDLKVFSTFNEELFKEITQLLTLENFRENEQLSKYGDTKSARAIMLVELKKLIEANPLFRDKLQFPNLKNSRLRTLINQSLNWQHQLCKNPRPNPDIKTLFVDHSCGQPNGARAPSPANMPLLGSLPKVGGFPPLGAHGPFQPTPAPVPMPLAGWMSNPTTVSHASVSGGGAIGLGVGGPSMPAALKHPRTPPTNPSVDYPSGDSDHVSKRTRPIGMSDEGNLPVNVLSATFPGQGHGHGQAFNSPEDLPKTVMRTLNQGSAPMSMDFHPVQQTLLLVGTNVAEIALWELCSRERLVLRNFKVWDLSACSMPFQAALVKDPAVSVNRVTWSPDGALFGVAYSRHIVQIYSYHGGDDVRQHLEIDAHVGGVNDLAFSHPNKQLCVITCGDDKTIKVWDAATGMKQYTFEGHEAPVYSVCPHYKENIQFIFSTALDGKIKAWLYDNLGSRVDYDAPGRWCTTMAYSADGTRLFSCGTSKDGESSIVEWNESEGAVKRTYQGFRKRSLGVVQFDTTKNRYLAAGDDFSIKFWDMDNIQLLTTVDADGGLPASPRIRFNKEGSILAVSANENGIKILANGEGIRILRSLENPLYDASRTSEAMTKPTINPISVATSAALAERASSAAAIAGMNGDARNLGDIKPRISEESNDKSKIWKLTEINEPSHCRSLKLPENARVTKISRLIYTNSGNAILALASNAIHLLWKWQRNDRNSSGKATASVPPQLWQPSSGILMTNDINDSSTEDAVPCFALSKNDSYVMSASGGKISLFNMMTFKTMTTFMPPPPAATFLAFHPQDNNIIAIGMDDSSIQIYNVRVDEVKSKLKGHTKRITGLAFSHVLNVLVSSGSDAQICVWSTDGWEKQKNRFLQFPAGRTPPAQADTRVQFHQDQFRFLVVHETQLAIYEASKLECLKQWFPRDSAAPISHATFSCDSQLIIASFLDATICVFSASNLRLRCRINPSAYLSANVSSNVQPLVIAAHPHEPNQFAVGLSDGIVHVFEPLESEGKWGVPPPIENGSASNMVATSVGASSDEVQR
- the LOC123899800 gene encoding topless-related protein 1-like isoform X1, coding for MFEALSFGFQDKGVAMSSLSRELVFLILQFLDEEKFKETVHKLEQESGFFFNMKYFEDEVHNGNWDEVERYLSGFTKVDDNRYSMKIFFEIRKQKYLEALDKHDRSKGVEILVKDLKVFSTFNEELFKEITQLLTLENFRENEQLSKYGDTKSARAIMLVELKKLIEANPLFRDKLQFPNLKNSRLRTLINQSLNWQHQLCKNPRPNPDIKTLFVDHSCGQPNGARAPSPANMPLLGSLPKVGGFPPLGAHGPFQPTPAPVPMPLAGWMSNPTTVSHASVSGGGAIGLGVGGPSMPAALKHPRTPPTNPSVDYPSGDSDHVSKRTRPIGMSDEGNLPVNVLSATFPGQGHGHGQAFNSPEDLPKTVMRTLNQGSAPMSMDFHPVQQTLLLVGTNVAEIALWELCSRERLVLRNFKVWDLSACSMPFQAALVKDPAVSVNRVTWSPDGALFGVAYSRHIVQIYSYHGGDDVRQHLEIDAHVGGVNDLAFSHPNKQLCVITCGDDKTIKVWDAATGMKQYTFEGHEAPVYSVCPHYKENIQFIFSTALDGKIKAWLYDNLGSRVDYDAPGRWCTTMAYSADGTRLFSCGTSKDGESSIVEWNESEGAVKRTYQGFRKRSLGVVQFDTTKNRYLAAGDDFSIKFWDMDNIQLLTTVDADGGLPASPRIRFNKEGSILAVSANENGIKILANGEGIRILRSLENPLYDASRTSEAMTKPTINPISVATSAALAERASSAAAIAGMNGDARNLGDIKPRISEESNDKSKIWKLTEINEPSHCRSLKLPENARVTKISRLIYTNSGNAILALASNAIHLLWKWQRNDRNSSGKATASVPPQLWQPSSGILMTNDINDSSTEDAVPCFALSKNDSYVMSASGGKISLFNMMTFKTMTTFMPPPPAATFLAFHPQDNNIIAIGMDDSSIQIYNVRVDEVKSKLKGHTKRITGLAFSHVLNVLVSSGSDAQICVWSTDGWEKQKNRFLQFPAGRTPPAQADTRVQFHQDQFRFLVVHETQLAIYEASKLECLKQWFPRDSAAPISHATFSCDSQLIIASFLDATICVFSASNLRLRCRINPSAYLSANVSSSNVQPLVIAAHPHEPNQFAVGLSDGIVHVFEPLESEGKWGVPPPIENGSASNMVATSVGASSDEVQR
- the LOC123899800 gene encoding topless-related protein 1-like isoform X4, with product MSSLSRELVFLILQFLDEEKFKETVHKLEQESGFFFNMKYFEDEVHNGNWDEVERYLSGFTKVDDNRYSMKIFFEIRKQKYLEALDKHDRSKGVEILVKDLKVFSTFNEELFKEITQLLTLENFRENEQLSKYGDTKSARAIMLVELKKLIEANPLFRDKLQFPNLKNSRLRTLINQSLNWQHQLCKNPRPNPDIKTLFVDHSCGQPNGARAPSPANMPLLGSLPKVGGFPPLGAHGPFQPTPAPVPMPLAGWMSNPTTVSHASVSGGGAIGLGVGGPSMPAALKHPRTPPTNPSVDYPSGDSDHVSKRTRPIGMSDEGNLPVNVLSATFPGQGHGHGQAFNSPEDLPKTVMRTLNQGSAPMSMDFHPVQQTLLLVGTNVAEIALWELCSRERLVLRNFKVWDLSACSMPFQAALVKDPAVSVNRVTWSPDGALFGVAYSRHIVQIYSYHGGDDVRQHLEIDAHVGGVNDLAFSHPNKQLCVITCGDDKTIKVWDAATGMKQYTFEGHEAPVYSVCPHYKENIQFIFSTALDGKIKAWLYDNLGSRVDYDAPGRWCTTMAYSADGTRLFSCGTSKDGESSIVEWNESEGAVKRTYQGFRKRSLGVVQFDTTKNRYLAAGDDFSIKFWDMDNIQLLTTVDADGGLPASPRIRFNKEGSILAVSANENGIKILANGEGIRILRSLENPLYDASRTSEAMTKPTINPISVATSAALAERASSAAAIAGMNGDARNLGDIKPRISEESNDKSKIWKLTEINEPSHCRSLKLPENARVTKISRLIYTNSGNAILALASNAIHLLWKWQRNDRNSSGKATASVPPQLWQPSSGILMTNDINDSSTEDAVPCFALSKNDSYVMSASGGKISLFNMMTFKTMTTFMPPPPAATFLAFHPQDNNIIAIGMDDSSIQIYNVRVDEVKSKLKGHTKRITGLAFSHVLNVLVSSGSDAQICVWSTDGWEKQKNRFLQFPAGRTPPAQADTRVQFHQDQFRFLVVHETQLAIYEASKLECLKQWFPRDSAAPISHATFSCDSQLIIASFLDATICVFSASNLRLRCRINPSAYLSANVSSNVQPLVIAAHPHEPNQFAVGLSDGIVHVFEPLESEGKWGVPPPIENGSASNMVATSVGASSDEVQR
- the LOC123899800 gene encoding topless-related protein 1-like isoform X3, which gives rise to MSSLSRELVFLILQFLDEEKFKETVHKLEQESGFFFNMKYFEDEVHNGNWDEVERYLSGFTKVDDNRYSMKIFFEIRKQKYLEALDKHDRSKGVEILVKDLKVFSTFNEELFKEITQLLTLENFRENEQLSKYGDTKSARAIMLVELKKLIEANPLFRDKLQFPNLKNSRLRTLINQSLNWQHQLCKNPRPNPDIKTLFVDHSCGQPNGARAPSPANMPLLGSLPKVGGFPPLGAHGPFQPTPAPVPMPLAGWMSNPTTVSHASVSGGGAIGLGVGGPSMPAALKHPRTPPTNPSVDYPSGDSDHVSKRTRPIGMSDEGNLPVNVLSATFPGQGHGHGQAFNSPEDLPKTVMRTLNQGSAPMSMDFHPVQQTLLLVGTNVAEIALWELCSRERLVLRNFKVWDLSACSMPFQAALVKDPAVSVNRVTWSPDGALFGVAYSRHIVQIYSYHGGDDVRQHLEIDAHVGGVNDLAFSHPNKQLCVITCGDDKTIKVWDAATGMKQYTFEGHEAPVYSVCPHYKENIQFIFSTALDGKIKAWLYDNLGSRVDYDAPGRWCTTMAYSADGTRLFSCGTSKDGESSIVEWNESEGAVKRTYQGFRKRSLGVVQFDTTKNRYLAAGDDFSIKFWDMDNIQLLTTVDADGGLPASPRIRFNKEGSILAVSANENGIKILANGEGIRILRSLENPLYDASRTSEAMTKPTINPISVATSAALAERASSAAAIAGMNGDARNLGDIKPRISEESNDKSKIWKLTEINEPSHCRSLKLPENARVTKISRLIYTNSGNAILALASNAIHLLWKWQRNDRNSSGKATASVPPQLWQPSSGILMTNDINDSSTEDAVPCFALSKNDSYVMSASGGKISLFNMMTFKTMTTFMPPPPAATFLAFHPQDNNIIAIGMDDSSIQIYNVRVDEVKSKLKGHTKRITGLAFSHVLNVLVSSGSDAQICVWSTDGWEKQKNRFLQFPAGRTPPAQADTRVQFHQDQFRFLVVHETQLAIYEASKLECLKQWFPRDSAAPISHATFSCDSQLIIASFLDATICVFSASNLRLRCRINPSAYLSANVSSSNVQPLVIAAHPHEPNQFAVGLSDGIVHVFEPLESEGKWGVPPPIENGSASNMVATSVGASSDEVQR